A stretch of the Aerosakkonema funiforme FACHB-1375 genome encodes the following:
- a CDS encoding filamentous hemagglutinin N-terminal domain-containing protein, protein MNCANSKWIFGGLFTLSACSLAVSTSAQIAPDATLPVNSTVTTNGDIFTIEGGTRAGSNLFHSFQEFSVPTGKEA, encoded by the coding sequence ATGAATTGTGCTAATTCAAAGTGGATTTTTGGTGGCTTGTTCACCTTATCGGCGTGTTCGCTCGCTGTTTCTACATCCGCGCAGATCGCACCAGATGCCACTTTACCAGTTAATTCTACCGTTACCACCAACGGCGATATTTTCACGATTGAAGGCGGTACTCGTGCTGGTAGCAATTTGTTTCACAGCTTTCAAGAATTTTCGGTTCCGACAGGTAAAGAAGCT